One genomic window of Longimicrobiaceae bacterium includes the following:
- a CDS encoding S8 family peptidase, with protein sequence MRRSTLATGASRGAVVASLVALAACSTDQIPSGVSPDSALEPSLSASRAGGHEFVPGEVIVKFRAGTPASAREAALQAASARVSERIVTGAMRGAGDHEGITVMHSALGTAGAIERLRGNPAVEYAEPNWIYRHTAVSDDPFFVDGSLWGMYGSLTSPANQYGSQAGSAWAAGHIGAKTVYVGVIDEGIQFDHPDLAVNVWLNPFDPADGVDNDGNGYVDDTRGWDFANGDNSIYDGGTRGSLDKHGTHVAGTIGALGGNGLGVAGVNWSVTMISGKFLGRNGGTTTNAIKAVDYFTDLKTRHGLNIVATNNSWGGGGFSQALLDAINRGGNAGILFIAAAGNGGADGVGDNNDTSASYPSNYECTANGTYDCVIAVASITSSGAKSGFSNYGAKTVDLGAPGSGVYSTLPYNTYGSYSGTSMATPHVAGGAALYASTHPGATAAQIRGALMSSTTPTPSLDGRTVTGGRLNVSGF encoded by the coding sequence ATGCGTCGTTCCACCCTCGCGACCGGTGCAAGCCGTGGTGCCGTCGTCGCGTCCCTGGTCGCCCTGGCGGCCTGCTCGACCGACCAGATCCCGAGCGGCGTGTCGCCGGATTCGGCGCTGGAGCCCTCGCTGAGCGCGTCCAGAGCCGGCGGGCACGAGTTCGTGCCGGGTGAGGTGATCGTGAAGTTCCGGGCGGGCACCCCTGCCAGCGCGCGGGAAGCGGCGCTGCAGGCGGCGAGCGCCCGGGTGAGCGAGCGGATCGTCACCGGCGCCATGCGCGGCGCCGGCGACCACGAGGGGATCACCGTGATGCACTCGGCGCTCGGCACCGCGGGCGCGATCGAGCGGCTGCGCGGCAACCCGGCGGTGGAGTACGCGGAGCCGAACTGGATCTACCGCCACACCGCGGTGTCGGACGACCCGTTCTTCGTCGACGGCTCGCTGTGGGGGATGTACGGCAGCCTGACGAGCCCCGCGAACCAGTACGGCAGCCAGGCCGGCTCGGCGTGGGCCGCCGGCCACATCGGCGCGAAGACGGTCTACGTCGGCGTCATCGACGAGGGGATCCAGTTCGACCACCCCGACCTGGCCGTGAACGTCTGGCTGAATCCGTTCGACCCGGCCGACGGCGTGGACAACGACGGCAACGGCTACGTGGACGACACCCGCGGCTGGGACTTCGCCAACGGCGACAACTCCATCTACGACGGCGGAACGCGCGGCTCGCTCGACAAGCACGGCACCCACGTGGCCGGCACCATCGGCGCACTGGGCGGCAACGGCCTCGGCGTGGCCGGCGTCAACTGGAGCGTCACGATGATCTCGGGCAAGTTCCTCGGCCGGAACGGCGGGACGACCACCAACGCCATCAAGGCCGTCGACTACTTCACCGACCTCAAGACGCGGCACGGGCTGAACATCGTCGCGACGAACAACTCCTGGGGCGGCGGCGGCTTCAGCCAGGCGCTGCTCGACGCGATCAACCGCGGCGGCAACGCGGGGATCCTCTTCATCGCGGCGGCGGGGAACGGCGGCGCTGACGGCGTCGGCGACAACAACGACACCTCGGCGAGCTACCCGTCCAACTACGAGTGCACGGCGAACGGCACCTACGACTGCGTGATCGCGGTGGCCTCCATCACGAGCAGCGGTGCCAAGTCCGGCTTCTCCAACTACGGTGCGAAGACCGTCGACCTCGGCGCGCCGGGCTCGGGCGTGTACTCCACGCTCCCGTACAACACGTACGGCTCCTACAGCGGCACTTCGATGGCCACGCCGCACGTGGCCGGCGGCGCGGCGCTCTACGCGTCCACGCACCCCGGCGCGACGGCCGCGCAGATCCGCGGTGCGCTCATGAGCAGCACGAC
- a CDS encoding ABC transporter permease gives MRALLSRVRSLWWGLRRRADVEAEMEEEFRLHVELRAEDLVRSGIAPAEALRRARLEFGSTERYKEEGRESRGLRHFDELRGDLRYAARALGRSRGFTAAAVLTLALGVGANAAVFSLVSASLLRPLPFPEAERLVVLHQTYSERNPEAPPFRWWSPPQLGALRARLTTLSHLAAYWATDANLSGGGDEPVRIRMELVSASYFPALGVRPPLGRAFLPQEDSVAGAHPVAILSHELWERRFGADPQVLGRALRLNGVPLTIVGVAPPRFRGLTGEAEVWTPQAMGPAVHAPDYLASDQYFLGLVGR, from the coding sequence ATGCGTGCCCTGCTCTCCCGGGTGCGCTCCCTCTGGTGGGGGCTCCGCCGGCGCGCCGACGTGGAGGCGGAGATGGAGGAGGAGTTTCGCCTGCACGTGGAGCTGCGGGCGGAGGACCTGGTCCGTTCGGGCATCGCGCCCGCGGAGGCCCTGCGGCGGGCGCGGCTGGAGTTCGGCAGCACGGAGCGCTACAAGGAGGAGGGGCGCGAGTCGCGCGGGCTGCGGCACTTCGACGAGCTCCGGGGCGACCTCCGCTACGCCGCGCGCGCGCTGGGCAGGAGCCGGGGCTTCACGGCGGCGGCGGTCCTCACGCTGGCGCTGGGCGTGGGCGCGAACGCGGCGGTCTTCAGCCTCGTCAGCGCGAGCCTGCTGCGCCCCCTCCCCTTCCCCGAAGCCGAACGGCTCGTGGTGCTGCACCAGACCTACTCCGAGCGGAACCCGGAGGCACCCCCGTTCCGGTGGTGGTCCCCCCCGCAGCTGGGCGCCTTGCGGGCGCGCCTCACCACGCTCTCGCACCTCGCGGCGTACTGGGCCACCGACGCGAACCTCTCGGGCGGCGGCGACGAGCCGGTCCGCATCCGCATGGAGCTCGTCTCGGCGTCCTACTTCCCGGCGCTCGGCGTGCGTCCGCCGCTCGGGCGCGCCTTCCTGCCGCAGGAGGACTCCGTCGCCGGCGCGCATCCGGTGGCGATCCTCAGCCACGAGCTGTGGGAGCGCCGCTTCGGCGCCGATCCGCAGGTCCTCGGACGCGCCCTCCGGCTGAACGGGGTGCCGCTCACGATCGTCGGCGTGGCGCCGCCGCGCTTCCGGGGGCTCACCGGCGAGGCCGAGGTGTGGACCCCGCAGGCGATGGGGCCGGCCGTGCACGCCCCGGACTACCTCGCCTCGGACCAGTACTTCCTCGGCCTCGTCGGCCG
- a CDS encoding PadR family transcriptional regulator, whose protein sequence is MADTAELLPGTLDLLILKAVSLGRLHGYGVLLRIEQISGGALQVQQGALYPALYRLEHRGLIESEWGVSDNNRRAKFYRLTAAGRRRLGEEAASWNRLAAAIALALAATPQEG, encoded by the coding sequence ATGGCCGACACGGCGGAGCTGCTTCCCGGAACCCTCGACCTCCTGATCCTGAAGGCTGTCTCGCTCGGCAGGCTGCACGGGTACGGCGTGCTGCTGCGCATCGAGCAGATCTCGGGCGGCGCGCTCCAGGTCCAGCAGGGCGCGCTCTACCCCGCGCTGTACCGGCTGGAGCACCGGGGGCTCATCGAGAGCGAGTGGGGCGTCTCCGACAACAATCGGCGGGCGAAGTTCTACCGGCTCACCGCCGCGGGGCGGCGGCGGCTCGGGGAGGAGGCAGCGAGCTGGAACCGCCTGGCGGCGGCGATCGCCCTGGCGCTCGCCGCCACGCCGCAGGAGGGCTGA